The following coding sequences are from one Desulfonatronum thioautotrophicum window:
- the nadA gene encoding quinolinate synthase NadA, which translates to MSETSFQKITALREQLGASLAILGHHYQSDEVIRHVDFQGDSLELARRIPNLAARYIVFCGVSFMAETAALLATSEQSVLIPDPNAHCCMAGTAPTAKVAQVLEAIAKTGRKVVPLAYVNSSVGVKALCGQYGGSVCTSANAKIMLRWAMGQGDCVLFLPDKNLGMNTASLLQVAPRDQAVLNVRGTARLDETTLSRKLLYWPGVCAIHFRLKPEDVRLVQEDDPRPLIFVHPECDPDVVALADVSASTSGIIRAVTEAPSGATIYIGTEDNLVLRLARLHPDKHIYPLGAGYCSAMLKITELKLLDTLVNLDQHQPVRVEPGVAPNARKALETMLDVMEAEA; encoded by the coding sequence ATGTCCGAGACCAGTTTTCAAAAAATCACGGCGCTTCGTGAACAACTCGGCGCCTCTTTGGCCATTCTCGGCCACCATTACCAGAGCGACGAAGTGATCCGGCACGTGGATTTTCAAGGAGACTCCCTGGAGCTGGCCCGCCGCATACCCAATCTTGCGGCCCGCTATATCGTGTTTTGCGGTGTGTCCTTCATGGCTGAGACCGCGGCATTGCTGGCCACTTCGGAACAGTCCGTGTTGATCCCCGATCCCAACGCCCATTGCTGCATGGCCGGGACCGCTCCCACTGCAAAAGTCGCCCAGGTATTAGAGGCCATTGCCAAAACAGGGCGCAAAGTCGTCCCGTTGGCCTATGTGAACTCGTCCGTTGGGGTGAAGGCACTCTGCGGTCAGTATGGCGGGAGCGTCTGTACCTCGGCCAATGCCAAGATCATGCTGCGCTGGGCCATGGGCCAAGGGGATTGCGTTCTTTTTTTGCCGGACAAGAATTTGGGCATGAATACAGCGAGCCTGTTGCAGGTTGCCCCGCGGGATCAGGCCGTGCTGAACGTTCGTGGCACGGCGCGGCTGGACGAGACAACCTTGTCGCGCAAGTTGCTCTACTGGCCTGGAGTTTGCGCCATCCATTTTCGTCTCAAACCCGAAGATGTTCGTCTGGTACAGGAGGATGATCCGCGACCGCTGATATTCGTCCATCCGGAATGCGATCCGGACGTCGTGGCCCTGGCTGATGTTTCCGCCTCCACGTCCGGGATCATCCGGGCCGTAACCGAGGCTCCGTCCGGGGCTACGATCTATATCGGCACGGAGGACAATCTGGTCCTGCGTCTGGCAAGACTGCATCCGGACAAGCATATCTATCCACTGGGCGCAGGGTACTGCAGTGCAATGCTGAAGATCACTGAGTTGAAACTGTTGGATACCCTGGTAAATCTTGATCAACATCAGCCGGTCCGGGTGGAGCCGGGCGTGGCCCCCAACGCTCGCAAGGCTTTGGAGACCATGTTGGATGTAATGGAAGCCGAAGCATGA